One Ahaetulla prasina isolate Xishuangbanna chromosome 1, ASM2864084v1, whole genome shotgun sequence DNA window includes the following coding sequences:
- the LOC131184060 gene encoding membrane-spanning 4-domains subfamily A member 15-like isoform X1 yields the protein MRAQRGNLAVVILPVNMASGNVIPSDGTNIIQTSQGFPSVAVQVSGAIPYPQYGAQQFGTSTGAPQQVPQTGRLERFLNAEIKVLGTVQIMIGLMHIGFGAVAICLASAGYIAWSIGYSFWGGILFISSGSLCISAAKHQNRSLVKCSIGMNITSAIIALIGILQYILEISFSLNENSEDWKKNVGICLSSVLFLFKLLEFFITVSLAHFGCQANCCTNGSAAMGYVPYQIVSGFAPLATEPNSSSPPTYDNVAKPE from the exons ATGAGAGCTCAGCGAG GTAACTTAGCTGTGGTAATACTTCCAGTAAATATGGCCAGTGGAAACGTAATTCCCTCTGATGGAACAAACATAATCCAGACATCCCAGGGGTTCCCCAGTGTTGCTGTTCAGGTATCTGGAGCAATTCCCTATCCTCAGTATGGAGCTCAGCAATTTGGAACTTCCACTGGTGCTCCTCAACAAGTTCCCCAAACAGGCCGTTTGGAGAGATTCCTCAATGCTGAGATCAAAGTACTTGGG ACCGTCCAAATCATGATTGGGTTGATGCACATTGGCTTTGGGGCTGTCGCAATTTGTCTTGCTTCCGCAGGCTACATTGCCTGGTCTATAGGTTACTCCTTTTGGGGAGGGATCTTA ttCATTTCTTCTGGATCACTATGTATATCAGCTGCGAAGCATCAAAACCGTAGTTTG GTGAAATGCAGCATAGGAATGAACATCACGAGTGCCATAATTGCATTAATTGGTATTCTGCAGTATATACTTGAGATTAGTTTTTCTTTAAATGAAAATTCAGAGGATTGGAAAAAA AATGTCGGCATTTGCCTCTCCAGCGTGCTGTTCTTGTTCAAATTGCTGGAATTTTTCATCACTGTTTCACTTgcacattttggatgccaggcgaATTGCTGTACTAATGGCTCg GCAGCCATGGGTTACGTGCCTTACCAAATAGTCAGTGGATTTGCACCACTCGCAACTGAACCAAATTCATCCTCTCCACCAACCTATGATAATGTTGCCAAACCAGagtaa
- the LOC131184060 gene encoding membrane-spanning 4-domains subfamily A member 12-like isoform X2, with product MASGNVIPSDGTNIIQTSQGFPSVAVQVSGAIPYPQYGAQQFGTSTGAPQQVPQTGRLERFLNAEIKVLGTVQIMIGLMHIGFGAVAICLASAGYIAWSIGYSFWGGILFISSGSLCISAAKHQNRSLVKCSIGMNITSAIIALIGILQYILEISFSLNENSEDWKKNVGICLSSVLFLFKLLEFFITVSLAHFGCQANCCTNGSAAMGYVPYQIVSGFAPLATEPNSSSPPTYDNVAKPE from the exons ATGGCCAGTGGAAACGTAATTCCCTCTGATGGAACAAACATAATCCAGACATCCCAGGGGTTCCCCAGTGTTGCTGTTCAGGTATCTGGAGCAATTCCCTATCCTCAGTATGGAGCTCAGCAATTTGGAACTTCCACTGGTGCTCCTCAACAAGTTCCCCAAACAGGCCGTTTGGAGAGATTCCTCAATGCTGAGATCAAAGTACTTGGG ACCGTCCAAATCATGATTGGGTTGATGCACATTGGCTTTGGGGCTGTCGCAATTTGTCTTGCTTCCGCAGGCTACATTGCCTGGTCTATAGGTTACTCCTTTTGGGGAGGGATCTTA ttCATTTCTTCTGGATCACTATGTATATCAGCTGCGAAGCATCAAAACCGTAGTTTG GTGAAATGCAGCATAGGAATGAACATCACGAGTGCCATAATTGCATTAATTGGTATTCTGCAGTATATACTTGAGATTAGTTTTTCTTTAAATGAAAATTCAGAGGATTGGAAAAAA AATGTCGGCATTTGCCTCTCCAGCGTGCTGTTCTTGTTCAAATTGCTGGAATTTTTCATCACTGTTTCACTTgcacattttggatgccaggcgaATTGCTGTACTAATGGCTCg GCAGCCATGGGTTACGTGCCTTACCAAATAGTCAGTGGATTTGCACCACTCGCAACTGAACCAAATTCATCCTCTCCACCAACCTATGATAATGTTGCCAAACCAGagtaa